Below is a genomic region from Vicinamibacteria bacterium.
GGAACGACACCATTCCGCGAGACCATCAGTAGATCGTCGGTGTGAGTCGCCGCATCGATACGTCAATGGTCGGTGCCTGATGAGGCGATGCGGTTGCGGAGGATTCCCACACCCTCGACCTCGATCTCGACCACGTCGCCGGGCTTCATCGCGCTCGTCGTTCCGGGGGTTCCGGTGAAGATGACGTCCCCAGGATGGAGCGTGACGAACTGGCTCGTGAAGCTCACGATGTCCTCGACATCGAAGAGTAGAT
It encodes:
- a CDS encoding fumarylacetoacetate hydrolase family protein; translation: LLFDVEDIVSFTSQFVTLHPGDVIFTGTPGTTSAMKPGDVVEIEVEGVGILRNRIASSGTDH